In Cedecea neteri, a single genomic region encodes these proteins:
- a CDS encoding DMT family transporter: MLSSKKSATEAAPHKPSAWYVLLLFTIPPLLWACNYIVGKAVRNDIPPVGLTFMRWLVALIVILPFALPYIKRDFRRYREYLGWIVAVSVTGIVCFSLLVYIGLHHTSSTNALLLNSCIPVLIMLFGALFFGHKLSVKQVVGLAISCCGVLFIIFKGDIHGLLQMAFSSGDLMLLAAMACFALYTLWIRKIPSDISRMGLLGVQVAIALVVTLPLWLHEMSTGAVPHWNTMTISAVVFLGAFPSFVSYLLYGRCVEAVGAARAGLSIHLIPVFGVVLSLVFLGETLHLFHIIGIATILIGVALASRH, from the coding sequence TTGCTCAGCAGTAAGAAGTCGGCCACTGAGGCTGCCCCCCATAAGCCATCGGCCTGGTATGTTTTGCTTCTGTTCACCATCCCACCGCTGCTTTGGGCGTGCAATTACATCGTCGGCAAAGCCGTTCGCAACGATATTCCCCCGGTGGGACTTACCTTTATGCGCTGGCTGGTGGCGCTGATTGTGATTCTGCCTTTTGCGCTGCCATATATAAAAAGAGACTTCCGCCGTTACCGGGAATATCTGGGCTGGATTGTCGCCGTGTCGGTGACGGGTATCGTCTGCTTTAGCCTGCTGGTGTATATCGGTCTGCATCACACTTCAAGTACCAACGCGCTGTTGCTTAACTCCTGTATACCGGTGCTGATTATGCTGTTTGGCGCGCTGTTTTTTGGGCACAAGCTCAGCGTCAAGCAGGTGGTAGGCCTGGCAATTTCCTGCTGTGGCGTGCTGTTTATTATCTTTAAGGGCGATATTCACGGGCTGCTGCAGATGGCATTTTCATCTGGGGACCTGATGCTGCTGGCGGCCATGGCCTGTTTTGCGCTGTATACGCTGTGGATCCGAAAAATCCCTTCCGATATTAGCCGCATGGGGCTGCTGGGCGTTCAGGTGGCTATCGCGCTGGTGGTGACGCTGCCGCTGTGGCTGCATGAAATGAGCACCGGCGCTGTGCCGCACTGGAATACCATGACGATTTCAGCGGTCGTGTTCCTCGGCGCGTTCCCCTCATTTGTTTCCTACCTACTTTATGGACGTTGCGTGGAAGCCGTCGGTGCCGCGCGCGCCGGGCTTAGCATTCACCTGATCCCAGTCTTTGGCGTGGTGCTGTCGCTGGTGTTTCTCGGCGAAACGCTGCATCTTTTCCA